In a single window of the Elaeis guineensis isolate ETL-2024a chromosome 4, EG11, whole genome shotgun sequence genome:
- the LOC105035910 gene encoding E3 ubiquitin-protein ligase WAV3: MGTGWRRAFCTSIRRDSDMAVAEKSPDPDRSRRSCAKLTFFSGSSGGSNPSTPRLGRLRCRTKSTPSESPKLQCKTATVESSRMPPPPTIPNRSPTLFHQGSSNPSSSRSRSTFALFKEAVHLSRIRCGICERSVKAGGGTAVFTAECSHVFHFPCIAAHVRTHGGGRGTIGCPVCSAAWRPAPFLSSLGHLRDDEPQPPVMVGYRKLLHRRRMSRGDEQCRSEAENRPVSAAAVVKKVYDDDEPLVLSTKPSHSGAGFQFNPIPEANEDDESGGNEDDELEAEGEEEFNDFSAKDNNNSNRSISPSYKVTTGTTRACAGGLQVRMMPEVALLSSGWRHRNYVVALKVKAPAVAPLLSGCRRAPIDLVTVLDVSGGMTGAKIQMLKRAMRLVISSLGPADRLSLVAFSAAAAKRLLPLRRMSRSGQRSAWQIVERLVASTGGRGSCVGDALRKATKVLEDRRERNLVATIMLLSDVRRQQDAKKDGRNYRRYPSTAAVATTRFSHLEIPIHEIGFGDASQQQLPHQSSSQEAPVEDAFAKCVGGLVSVVMQDVLLQLFFPSGEVSAVYSCGAGRAVALGSSVRLGDLYAEEERELLVELRVPTAAGPDHHHHHSLSVKCRYRDPATQEVICGDERSLLLPPLQGQGHPQLARSASSISLRLRNLFVTTRAVAESRRLAELSDYAAALHLLSSARCLLLQALADSDQDQDLIGRLEAEISDLQQQQPPSPCQRRREAAIPGGEQQLTPTSAWRAAEQLAKVAIMRKSLNRVSDLHGFENARF; the protein is encoded by the exons ATGGGAACCGGGTGGCGGAGAGCCTTCTGCACATCGATCCGACGAGATTCGGATATGGCGGTGGCGGAGAAGAGCCCTGACCCCGACCGCAGCCGCCGGAGCTGCGCCAAGTTGACCTTCTTCTCCGGCAGCAGTGGCGGTAGCAATCCGTCGACGCCAAGGTTAGGAAGGCTCCGGTGTCGCACCAAGTCGACGCCTTCGGAAAGCCCGAAGCTGCAATGCAAGACCGCGACAGTAGAAAGCTCGCGCATGCCGCCACCGCCTACCATCCCGAACCGGAGTCCCACTCTGTTCCACCAGGGTTCCTCTAACCCGTCTTCGTCCAGATCCCGATCCACGTTTGCCCTCTTCAAGGAAGCCGTTCATCTTTCCCGG ATCAGATGCGGGATATGTGAGCGGAGCGTGAAGGCGGGCGGGGGGACGGCGGTGTTCACGGCGGAATGCTCCCATGTTTTTCACTTCCCCTGCATTGCCGCCCATGTGCGGACCCATGGCGGTGGCCGCGGCACCATCGGCTGCCCCGTCTGCTCCGCCGCCTGGCGCCCGGCCCCTTTTCTCTCCTCCCTCGGTCACCTTCGAGACGACGAGCCCCAGCCTCCCGTGATGGTAGGATACAGGAAGCTGCTGCACCGCCGGAGGATGAGCAGGGGAGACGAGCAATGCAGAAGCGAAGCAGAGAACAGACCCGTCTCTGCTGCGGCTGTTGTGAAGAAGGTCTACGACGATGACGAGCCGCTGGTGCTCTCCACCAAGCCCAGCCATAGCGGCGCCGGCTTCCAGTTCAATCCCATTCCCGAAGCAAACGAAGACGACGAAAGCGGCGGCAACGAGGACGACGAGCTGGAGGCAGAGGGGGAAGAAGAGTTCAATGATTTTTCGGCGAAGGATAATAATAACAGTAATCGCTCCATATCCCCATCTTACAAGGTCACCACCGGCACCACGAGAGCCTGTGCCGGGGGACTACAGGTGAGAATGATGCCGGAGGTGGCCCTGCTGTCGTCAGGGTGGAGACACCGAAACTACGTGGTGGCGCTCAAGGTGAAGGCCCCTGCGGTGGCGCCCCTGCTCAGCGGGTGCCGCCGCGCGCCGATCGACCTGGTGACGGTTCTGGATGTGAGCGGAGGCATGACGGGGGCCAAGATCCAGATGCTGAAGCGGGCTATGCGCTTGGTCATATCGTCCTTGGGCCCCGCCGACCGCCTCTCCTTGGTCGCCTTCTCGGCTGCCGCCGCCAAACGCCTCCTCCCCCTCCGTCGGATGTCACGGTCCGGCCAGCGCTCCGCCTGGCAGATCGTGGAACGCCTGGTTGCGTCTACCGGCGGCCGAGGTTCGTGCGTGGGCGATGCCCTCCGTAAGGCCACCAAGGTATTGGAAGACCGAAGGGAGCGCAACCTGGTCGCCACCATAATGCTCCTGTCCGACGTCCGGCGGCAGCAGGACGCCAAGAAAGACGGTCGCAACTACCGCCGGTATCCGTCGACGGCGGCAGTGGCCACGACGCGGTTCTCCCACCTAGAGATCCCCATCCACGAGATCGGCTTCGGGGACGCGTCGCAGCAGCAACTGCCCCATCAGAGCAGCAGCCAGGAGGCGCCGGTGGAGGACGCCTTCGCCAAGTGCGTGGGCGGACTGGTGAGCGTGGTCATGCAGGACGTCCTCCTCCAGCTCTTCTTCCCGTCCGGGGAGGTCTCCGCCGTCTACTCCTGCGGCGCTGGGAGGGCGGTGGCCCTTGGCAGCTCCGTCCGGCTCGGCGACCTCTACGCGGAGGAGGAGCGGGAGCTGCTGGTGGAGCTCAGGGTGCCGACTGCGGCCGGACcagaccaccaccaccaccattccCTGTCGGTGAAGTGCAGGTACAGGGACCCAGCCACTCAGGAGGTGATCTGCGGCGATGAGAGGTCCCTGCTCCTGCCGCCGCTCCAGGGCCAGGGCCACCCACAGCTCGCCCGCTCTGCCTCCTCGATCTCGCTGCGTCTCCGGAACCTGTTCGTTACCACGCGTGCCGTGGCCGAGTCGCGGCGGCTGGCCGAGCTCTCGGACTACGCTGCAGCCCTCCACCTGCTCTCCTCCGCCCGCTGCCTGCTGCTGCAGGCCCTGGCCGACTCCGACCAGGATCAGGATCTCATCGGCCGGTTGGAGGCCGAGATTTCTGATctccagcagcagcagccgccttCTCCGTGCCAGAGGAGGAGAGAAGCTGCGATTCCGGGCGGCGAGCAGCAGTTGACGCCCACTTCGGCCTGGCGGGCGGCCGAGCAGCTGGCCAAGGTGGCTATCATGCGGAAGTCACTTAACCGGGTCAGCGATCTGCACGGGTTCGAGAATGCCCGGTTCTAG